From Novosphingobium resinovorum, the proteins below share one genomic window:
- a CDS encoding nuclear transport factor 2 family protein → MAAPDFADWLAICNLKAAYCRMLDTKDWEGWKQLFTEDCVLDTRPSGGSREEGRERICTIVSTALANAKTAHHVHSPQIDIDGDRAQVVWAMQDRVVKDDFALTGYGHYHETCVRTVEGWKIAGQVLTRLILEVESPAP, encoded by the coding sequence ATGGCGGCTCCCGATTTTGCCGACTGGCTCGCCATCTGCAACCTCAAGGCGGCGTATTGCCGCATGCTCGACACCAAGGACTGGGAGGGCTGGAAGCAGCTTTTCACCGAGGATTGCGTGCTCGATACGCGGCCTAGCGGGGGCTCCCGGGAAGAGGGGCGCGAGCGTATCTGCACGATCGTCAGTACGGCGTTGGCGAACGCGAAGACCGCGCACCACGTCCACTCTCCCCAGATCGATATCGATGGCGACCGCGCCCAGGTGGTCTGGGCAATGCAGGACCGGGTCGTCAAGGATGACTTCGCGCTAACCGGCTACGGTCACTATCACGAGACCTGCGTGCGCACGGTCGAGGGTTGGAAGATCGCCGGGCAGGTGCTGACGCGCCTGATCCTCGAGGTCGAGAGTCCGGCGCCCTGA
- a CDS encoding class I adenylate-forming enzyme family protein, whose protein sequence is MTASVKVVDGLSVVHGIPLGEEQGIGALTLGGYVREVTARYGPREAAVIHLGGEVVRWTYDDLYARSLEVAKSLLALGTGKGTRVGVLMTNRPEFLAAVFGAALAGCVATPISTFFTPSELEVVLKASGVSVLLLERSVLKKDFAEMLAGLEPEVMTAKPGALASRTFPFLRYAAMVDSDEPLGMIEGPGAFLARGRDVAEDLVLAAADAVSPADPGILLFSSGSTGKAKGILSAHRAVCLQLWRWPQWYAISDDLPARTWSANGFFWSGNFTMALGGTLSRGGTLVLQRWFDAAEALELMDAERANMALAWPHQWAQLEAAPNYLDVDLASLVYVCRNQPISRQPTVNSTWVEPGQAYGNTETFTLISVFRSGTPEAIAGKSHGIPTAGSTIKIVDPMTGATMPLGERGEIAVKGPTLMLGYLGIPLDESLDGDGFLRTADGGYVDGEGRLFWEGRLNDIIKTGGANVSPLEIDEVIRAHPEVKVSQTVGVPDELLGELVVSCIVPVEGTSPSAEAIRDFAKEKLASYKLPRRILFVAEGELETTGSAKIKTAELRKLAAERLAEV, encoded by the coding sequence ATGACGGCTTCGGTCAAGGTGGTGGACGGCCTTTCGGTCGTCCACGGCATTCCTCTCGGCGAGGAGCAGGGCATCGGCGCGCTGACGCTGGGCGGCTACGTGCGTGAGGTCACCGCGCGCTACGGCCCGCGCGAGGCTGCGGTGATCCACCTTGGCGGGGAGGTCGTGCGCTGGACCTACGACGATCTCTACGCCCGCTCGCTGGAAGTGGCGAAGTCGCTGCTGGCGCTCGGCACCGGCAAGGGCACGCGCGTGGGCGTGCTGATGACCAACCGCCCCGAATTCCTCGCCGCCGTGTTCGGTGCGGCGCTGGCCGGGTGCGTGGCGACGCCGATCAGCACGTTCTTCACGCCCTCCGAGCTGGAAGTGGTGCTCAAGGCCTCGGGCGTGTCGGTGCTGCTGCTCGAGCGCTCGGTGCTGAAGAAGGACTTCGCCGAAATGCTGGCCGGGCTGGAGCCAGAGGTCATGACCGCCAAGCCCGGCGCGCTGGCCTCGCGCACGTTCCCGTTCCTGCGCTATGCGGCGATGGTCGACAGTGACGAGCCGCTGGGCATGATCGAGGGGCCGGGCGCCTTCCTCGCGCGCGGCCGCGATGTGGCCGAAGACCTGGTTCTCGCCGCCGCAGATGCGGTCTCACCCGCCGATCCCGGCATCCTGCTGTTCTCCTCGGGCTCGACCGGCAAGGCCAAGGGCATCCTCAGCGCGCATCGCGCGGTGTGCCTGCAACTCTGGCGCTGGCCGCAGTGGTATGCGATTTCCGATGATCTTCCCGCCCGCACGTGGTCGGCGAACGGCTTCTTCTGGTCGGGCAACTTCACGATGGCGCTGGGCGGTACGCTTTCGCGCGGAGGGACGCTGGTGCTGCAGCGCTGGTTCGATGCCGCCGAGGCGCTGGAGCTTATGGACGCCGAGCGCGCCAACATGGCGCTCGCCTGGCCGCATCAGTGGGCTCAGCTGGAGGCTGCACCGAATTACCTCGACGTCGATCTGGCCTCTCTTGTTTACGTCTGCAGGAACCAGCCGATCTCGCGCCAGCCCACGGTCAACAGCACATGGGTCGAGCCCGGGCAGGCTTACGGCAATACCGAGACGTTCACACTGATCTCGGTCTTCCGTTCAGGCACGCCCGAGGCGATCGCGGGCAAGTCCCACGGCATTCCGACGGCCGGTTCCACGATCAAGATCGTCGACCCGATGACTGGCGCTACGATGCCGCTGGGCGAGCGCGGGGAGATCGCGGTCAAGGGACCGACGCTGATGCTGGGCTACCTCGGCATCCCGCTCGATGAATCGCTCGACGGCGACGGTTTCCTGCGCACCGCCGATGGCGGCTACGTGGACGGCGAAGGCCGCCTGTTCTGGGAAGGCCGCCTCAACGACATCATCAAGACCGGCGGCGCCAATGTCTCGCCGCTCGAAATCGACGAGGTCATCCGCGCGCACCCCGAAGTCAAGGTCTCGCAGACGGTGGGCGTGCCTGATGAACTGCTCGGCGAACTCGTCGTCTCCTGCATCGTCCCGGTCGAGGGCACCAGCCCCAGCGCAGAGGCGATCCGCGACTTCGCCAAGGAAAAGCTGGCTAGCTACAAGCTGCCGCGCCGCATTCTCTTCGTGGCCGAGGGCGAACTCGAAACTACCGGCAGTGCCAAGATCAAGACCGCCGAGCTGCGCAAGCTGGCGGCGGAGCGGCTGGCAGAGGTCTGA
- a CDS encoding MDR family oxidoreductase, producing the protein MFSAIVIDKTEQGQTVGLQQLDESALPEGDVTIDVAFSTLNFKDGLAITGASPVVRKFPMVPGIDLVGTVTESSHGDWKAGDTVVLNGWGVGEVHWGGLAQKARLKGDWLVPLPSAFTPAQAMAIGTAGYTAALCVDALVDFGVTPDQGEVLVTGATGGVGSVAIAILKKLGYSVAALTGKPGEADYLKALGAETIIDRAELAEKGKPLQKERWAGVVDTAGSFTLANACAQTKYGGAVAACGLAQGADLPATVMPFILRGVALLGIDSVMAPKAKRLKAWDRLAKDLDPASLDTIGQTIALGDAVEAAKKFMSGEVKGRFIVDVNA; encoded by the coding sequence AAGGCGACGTGACCATCGACGTCGCCTTCTCAACGCTCAACTTCAAGGACGGCCTCGCGATCACCGGCGCCTCGCCGGTCGTGCGCAAGTTCCCGATGGTGCCCGGCATCGACCTCGTCGGCACCGTGACCGAGAGCAGCCATGGCGACTGGAAGGCGGGCGACACCGTCGTCCTCAACGGCTGGGGCGTGGGCGAAGTCCACTGGGGCGGTCTCGCACAAAAGGCGCGGCTCAAGGGCGACTGGCTGGTGCCGCTGCCTTCGGCCTTCACCCCGGCACAGGCCATGGCGATCGGTACGGCGGGCTACACCGCTGCCCTGTGCGTCGATGCGCTCGTCGATTTCGGCGTAACCCCGGATCAGGGCGAGGTGCTCGTCACCGGCGCCACCGGCGGCGTCGGCTCGGTCGCCATCGCGATCCTCAAGAAGCTCGGTTATTCGGTCGCCGCGCTGACCGGCAAGCCGGGCGAGGCGGACTATCTCAAGGCGCTCGGCGCCGAAACCATCATCGACCGCGCCGAACTGGCCGAGAAGGGCAAGCCGCTGCAGAAAGAGCGCTGGGCTGGCGTCGTCGATACGGCGGGCAGTTTCACCCTTGCGAATGCTTGCGCGCAGACGAAGTACGGCGGCGCGGTGGCGGCCTGCGGTCTGGCACAGGGCGCGGACCTGCCCGCGACCGTGATGCCCTTCATCCTGCGCGGCGTGGCACTGCTCGGCATCGACAGCGTCATGGCGCCGAAGGCCAAGCGCCTTAAGGCATGGGACCGTCTGGCGAAGGATCTCGATCCCGCCTCGCTCGACACCATCGGCCAGACCATCGCCCTTGGTGATGCGGTGGAGGCCGCGAAGAAGTTCATGTCGGGCGAGGTCAAGGGCCGCTTCATCGTCGACGTGAACGCCTGA